The Methanothrix soehngenii GP6 genome has a window encoding:
- the cbiG gene encoding cobalt-precorrin 5A hydrolase, translating into MQEVSPIPEPLKSLAILVFPRDRDKGERIARALSDRYQSTLVLYEEERMKRLLEKYDLLVAIMAVGIVTRSLCRHLQDKWRDRPVVAVDSALSCAVPVVGGHHGANDLALLLAERMGLYPAITTATDASGRPCLESVAGRLKADIVNKSSSKSINLAFLTEDVPILRLKGPKILLVDEDVAVLKAKGLVLGVGARKGVSSEEVLQAIDQALAESGRKREDIAFLATAWLKKEEEGLLEAAKSLDREIVFLSREELNSQKPSTPSRAEDLGLAGVAEPAVLALAKRLILPKKAYGRVTVAIGEN; encoded by the coding sequence ATACAGGAGGTCTCACCTATACCGGAGCCGCTGAAGTCCCTGGCCATCCTGGTCTTCCCCCGGGATAGGGATAAGGGAGAGAGGATTGCCCGGGCCTTAAGCGATCGCTATCAATCTACTCTAGTCCTTTATGAGGAGGAGAGGATGAAGAGGCTCCTTGAGAAATACGATCTGCTGGTAGCGATCATGGCGGTGGGGATCGTGACCAGAAGCCTCTGCCGCCATCTGCAGGACAAATGGCGAGACCGGCCGGTGGTGGCCGTCGACTCCGCCCTCAGCTGCGCTGTGCCGGTGGTAGGAGGCCACCACGGGGCCAATGACCTGGCCCTGCTTTTAGCAGAAAGGATGGGGCTCTATCCGGCCATAACCACCGCCACCGATGCCTCGGGCCGGCCCTGCCTGGAGAGCGTGGCCGGGCGGCTGAAGGCTGATATCGTGAACAAAAGCTCCTCAAAATCCATCAACCTCGCATTCTTGACAGAGGACGTCCCAATATTGAGGCTGAAGGGGCCTAAGATACTGCTGGTGGATGAAGATGTGGCGGTGCTCAAGGCAAAGGGGCTGGTTTTGGGTGTGGGGGCCAGAAAGGGCGTATCCTCTGAGGAGGTCCTCCAAGCGATAGACCAGGCCCTGGCGGAATCCGGCAGGAAGAGAGAGGATATAGCATTCTTAGCCACCGCCTGGCTAAAGAAGGAGGAGGAGGGCCTGCTGGAGGCGGCGAAGTCTCTAGACAGGGAGATCGTCTTTCTCTCCCGGGAGGAGCTCAACTCCCAAAAACCTTCCACTCCCTCGAGGGCAGAGGACCTGGGACTGGCGGGAGTTGCCGAGCCCGCAGTCCTCGCCCTGGCAAAGAGGCTCATTCTTCCCAAGAAGGCATACGGAAGGGTGACCGTTGCCATTGGAGAAAATTAA